In one Chitinophaga sancti genomic region, the following are encoded:
- a CDS encoding DUF2586 family protein has product MGLPKVAITLGNGNLGRTVVTDDGVAGLMMTGYGNGLISLHQPKVIYSLGDAENLGIESSGENVHAYNHIKEFYSLAGEGAELYIMLTGDNHSPAQYMDAANPEGVVKLLDAAQGRIRLLGVSFLPGSTYLSSNAGGMDIGVTDAIPKAQQVASTYAAQFKPVRILLEGYNADIAHPDELVDLRTYSCNRVGIIIGSTGHGAAVGLVLGRAAAIPVQRNLGRVKDGALPVTAAFINGKKIEDITGVDALHDKGYIFFRTFVGRSGYYLNDDPMCAPATDDYSQLASGRVIDKAITICYQTYVEELNDEVAIDSEGKLSVPVIKYLQSKIETAVNTAMADEISSFSAYVDASQNVLSTGKIVVKASIIPVGYTKTIEVLLGFANPALNQ; this is encoded by the coding sequence ATGGGATTACCAAAAGTAGCAATTACATTAGGCAACGGCAATCTTGGCAGAACCGTTGTAACTGATGATGGAGTTGCAGGCCTGATGATGACAGGTTATGGCAATGGACTTATTTCATTGCATCAGCCAAAAGTGATCTATAGCCTGGGCGATGCAGAGAACCTCGGTATTGAAAGCAGCGGCGAAAACGTACATGCGTACAACCACATCAAAGAATTTTATAGCCTTGCCGGTGAAGGTGCAGAGTTGTATATCATGCTGACAGGAGACAACCATAGTCCGGCTCAGTATATGGACGCTGCCAATCCCGAAGGTGTAGTAAAGCTCTTAGATGCTGCTCAGGGCCGGATCAGGCTGTTGGGTGTTTCGTTCCTGCCAGGTTCCACTTATCTTTCATCTAATGCAGGCGGAATGGATATTGGTGTAACCGATGCCATTCCCAAGGCACAGCAGGTGGCCAGCACCTATGCAGCACAGTTTAAACCAGTACGTATCTTACTGGAAGGGTACAATGCAGACATTGCACATCCTGACGAACTGGTGGATCTGCGCACTTATTCCTGCAACCGTGTTGGTATCATCATCGGTAGCACAGGTCACGGTGCCGCTGTAGGCCTTGTACTTGGCCGTGCCGCAGCTATTCCGGTACAGCGCAACCTGGGCCGGGTGAAAGATGGTGCATTGCCTGTTACGGCTGCCTTCATCAATGGAAAGAAAATTGAAGACATCACTGGTGTTGATGCGCTCCACGACAAAGGTTATATCTTCTTCCGCACCTTCGTTGGCCGCTCCGGCTATTACCTCAACGATGACCCGATGTGTGCACCTGCCACAGATGATTACAGCCAGCTGGCATCAGGTCGTGTGATAGATAAAGCCATCACCATCTGTTATCAAACCTATGTAGAAGAACTGAATGACGAAGTGGCCATCGACTCAGAAGGAAAACTGAGTGTACCTGTTATCAAGTACCTGCAAAGTAAAATTGAAACAGCTGTTAACACCGCTATGGCCGATGAGATCAGCTCTTTCAGCGCATACGTTGACGCATCTCAGAATGTACTGAGCACCGGCAAGATCGTTGTAAAAGCTTCCATTATACCTGTAGGTTATACCAAAACCATCGAAGTATTACTGGGCTTCGCTAATCCCGCTCTGAACCAGTAA
- a CDS encoding transposase, whose protein sequence is MRGQQTLFNHFIENPVSKTVRKGRSADMIALRDECLLHRYYYYIKLQQKRYDSAIEELSKEFYIKNSNIIYRMQCNSERLEQIMKREQPDLKQLRLLYPWLTW, encoded by the coding sequence ATGCGAGGACAACAGACCCTTTTTAATCACTTCATAGAAAATCCTGTCTCCAAAACAGTGCGCAAAGGCCGCTCCGCCGATATGATCGCCCTGAGGGACGAATGCCTGCTGCACCGGTATTATTATTACATCAAGCTTCAGCAAAAGCGGTATGATTCCGCTATAGAGGAATTATCCAAGGAGTTCTACATTAAGAACAGTAATATTATCTACCGTATGCAGTGCAATAGCGAGCGCCTTGAACAAATAATGAAAAGAGAACAACCCGATTTGAAGCAACTACGGCTGCTTTATCCCTGGTTGACGTGGTAA
- a CDS encoding PorP/SprF family type IX secretion system membrane protein: MIKRSITILVFFLYFLQAYAQQEVQFSQYIFNGLAINPAYAGYKEALYLHSSYRQQWSGFPGAPVTGTISADGLTDYSDKRVGWGVLTSLEKLGPQSSTALFINYSYRIPMDWEDEKRLAFGLGVGVTNYSVDGSNRKYVDADDPEVILGRQSTLVPDARVGIYYNSASSYIGVSVLNLFSAYTSGKIFLGNGLLYSSLRKSRHLYFSAGTIFSLNQDVQLKPAIMVKGDFKGPVNVDVNIFVLLQETLWIGASYRTGFNYPGNTNLQPNLDPNNAFSVLTEVYASDNLRIGYSYDFSTSGISHYQRGSHELSLGLTIPSLNSMNKVKCPRHF, translated from the coding sequence ATGATTAAAAGGAGTATCACCATATTAGTTTTCTTCCTATACTTCCTGCAGGCGTATGCCCAGCAGGAAGTACAGTTCAGTCAGTATATTTTTAACGGGCTGGCTATAAATCCAGCATATGCTGGATACAAGGAAGCACTTTACCTGCACAGCAGCTACAGGCAGCAGTGGTCAGGGTTCCCGGGTGCACCGGTCACTGGTACGATCTCTGCAGATGGACTTACCGATTACTCCGATAAGCGGGTAGGATGGGGGGTATTGACCTCTCTCGAAAAACTCGGCCCGCAGTCTTCCACCGCCCTGTTTATAAATTATTCATACCGGATACCGATGGACTGGGAAGATGAAAAAAGACTGGCCTTTGGTCTGGGCGTAGGTGTTACGAATTATAGTGTGGATGGAAGCAACCGTAAGTATGTAGATGCAGATGATCCGGAAGTGATCCTGGGACGTCAGTCTACCCTTGTACCTGATGCAAGAGTAGGTATTTATTATAATTCAGCCAGCTCTTATATAGGGGTTTCCGTATTGAACCTCTTTTCTGCATATACCAGCGGCAAGATTTTTTTAGGGAATGGATTATTGTATTCATCCTTACGCAAATCCAGGCACCTTTATTTCTCAGCAGGAACAATTTTTTCTTTGAACCAGGACGTGCAGTTAAAACCTGCTATTATGGTGAAAGGAGATTTTAAAGGACCTGTGAATGTGGACGTGAATATCTTTGTTTTATTGCAGGAAACATTGTGGATCGGTGCTTCTTACCGGACCGGTTTTAACTACCCCGGAAATACGAATTTACAGCCCAATTTAGACCCTAATAATGCCTTCAGTGTGTTGACGGAGGTATATGCAAGCGACAACCTCAGAATAGGCTATTCTTACGACTTTTCAACCAGTGGAATTTCACATTATCAACGTGGTTCACATGAGCTCTCTTTAGGGTTGACGATCCCCAGTTTAAACAGCATGAATAAGGTCAAATGCCCGCGCCATTTTTAA
- a CDS encoding T9SS type B sorting domain-containing protein, whose amino-acid sequence MQAAYPQQGYIYLHVNSQDDATSPDFHFTLNGTTNFVLNDLPSTSGAISDIGAGVSGELWAATTTNIYRRPSGSSQWANTGYQAVSIDGAGAGQFVSVDATGTAYFFDGTTLNTIYRPAFHANIAVEDISFGGGRIAITRSDGSILTNISLAAPYFDSWAQLLGGSAGATRLDIQPYTGTLVYLANGVYTIPFTGGASTNIGTSSYSDIAVDGQGQVYANGDFYNGSTWTTDASARSDFNHTTAFDGAVWSSNNTAIYSRTTTSWLDGERIRILPVDNSVIIPLTAGTYQLTATPLCGWKLSGYSIYDPDASTTNVNAISVATGEIVHIVANIDKIVTTPILITGDSTLCANSSLSLSTSVAGGTWSSNNTAIAVIDASGTVNGLTGGTATMKYELNNSGCIDSAVKKVYVSAGPAFTLISSNVSCNTFKDGIIRVTSNSAGNQYAINGGAWQADSVFKGLSPGTYSITVKGANACVANAQSAVITEPDVIGITVSQVSVGCPGDATGSLTAVATGGVAPYTITWSTGSSAPTIGRLPEGTYSITVKDANTCSASIRVKLVSVISVFVINTPVKQVGGQIVITGNTLPNASAVIRFPDGTSTTTHADAYGKFSTISASPQPNGSVYVTVTDASTKATCTRHVDFNDAPACDVSIVKTLETTGGIGIGDEISFLLTVYNKGLDNATSLIITDDFPSNLSSGTALTPSAGYATYNAAMNEVVWNIDTLKVLKSATLSFKARVTAAGVVKNTAYVSSNEIDPDNSNNSSTVATPAISATFFIPNVITPNGDGKNDKFVVKGLDLYPGSRLEIYNRWGNQVYRSDNYNNNWTGEGLSAGIYYYVLKVNMAGGSQLYKGYVELITR is encoded by the coding sequence GTGCAAGCAGCATACCCACAGCAAGGTTATATCTACTTACACGTTAACAGCCAGGATGACGCCACATCGCCAGATTTCCATTTCACTTTAAATGGAACCACGAATTTCGTGCTGAACGATCTCCCTTCCACATCAGGTGCTATCAGCGACATCGGTGCCGGCGTAAGTGGAGAACTATGGGCAGCTACCACCACCAACATTTACCGTCGTCCTTCAGGATCCAGTCAGTGGGCTAACACCGGCTACCAGGCTGTCAGCATCGATGGTGCAGGCGCCGGTCAGTTTGTGAGTGTCGATGCTACGGGTACTGCATACTTCTTCGACGGTACCACCCTCAATACTATTTATCGTCCTGCATTTCATGCAAATATTGCTGTCGAGGATATTTCCTTCGGTGGCGGACGTATTGCGATTACCCGTTCCGACGGCAGTATCCTGACAAATATCAGTTTGGCTGCTCCCTATTTCGATAGCTGGGCACAGTTATTAGGAGGAAGTGCCGGCGCTACCCGTTTGGATATTCAGCCTTACACCGGTACCCTTGTATACCTGGCCAATGGCGTGTATACCATTCCTTTTACCGGCGGCGCCTCCACCAATATCGGTACAAGCTCCTATTCAGATATTGCTGTTGATGGCCAGGGCCAGGTCTATGCCAATGGTGACTTTTACAATGGCAGCACCTGGACCACAGATGCAAGCGCCAGGTCAGACTTTAATCATACCACCGCTTTTGACGGAGCAGTATGGAGCAGCAATAATACAGCTATCTATAGCCGTACCACCACCAGCTGGCTGGATGGAGAACGAATCCGTATTCTTCCGGTGGATAACAGCGTGATCATACCCCTTACCGCGGGCACCTACCAGCTCACGGCCACCCCGCTTTGCGGATGGAAGCTAAGCGGATATAGCATCTATGATCCGGATGCTTCTACAACAAACGTCAACGCCATTTCTGTGGCCACCGGCGAAATCGTACACATTGTAGCCAATATAGACAAGATCGTAACGACTCCCATCCTCATCACAGGAGACAGTACGCTTTGTGCCAACAGCAGTTTATCACTCAGTACATCTGTAGCCGGCGGTACCTGGAGCAGTAATAATACAGCCATTGCCGTAATAGATGCCAGTGGCACTGTCAATGGCCTCACAGGTGGAACAGCTACCATGAAATACGAGTTGAACAACAGTGGTTGTATCGACTCTGCGGTAAAGAAAGTCTATGTCAGCGCTGGCCCGGCTTTTACATTAATATCCTCAAATGTGTCCTGCAATACCTTTAAAGACGGCATCATCAGGGTCACCTCCAACAGCGCCGGCAATCAATATGCGATCAATGGCGGTGCATGGCAGGCAGATTCTGTATTTAAAGGATTATCTCCGGGCACGTATAGCATAACCGTAAAAGGAGCAAATGCCTGCGTTGCAAATGCCCAATCAGCAGTGATCACAGAACCTGATGTAATCGGAATTACAGTATCACAGGTTTCCGTGGGGTGCCCCGGCGATGCAACGGGCAGCCTCACCGCTGTTGCCACAGGAGGTGTGGCTCCTTATACCATCACCTGGAGCACCGGTTCTTCTGCCCCTACTATCGGCCGGTTACCGGAAGGCACTTACAGCATCACGGTAAAAGATGCCAATACCTGTTCTGCATCCATCAGGGTAAAACTCGTTTCAGTAATCTCGGTGTTCGTTATCAATACACCTGTAAAACAGGTAGGGGGACAAATTGTGATAACAGGCAATACTTTACCCAACGCTTCCGCCGTTATAAGATTTCCGGATGGCACATCTACCACCACGCATGCCGATGCTTATGGAAAGTTCAGTACCATTTCAGCCAGTCCACAACCTAACGGTAGTGTATATGTGACCGTTACCGATGCGAGTACTAAAGCTACCTGTACCCGTCACGTTGACTTCAACGATGCGCCTGCCTGCGATGTTAGTATTGTAAAGACACTGGAAACCACCGGCGGAATCGGGATCGGCGATGAGATTTCATTCCTGCTCACAGTTTACAACAAGGGGCTGGACAATGCTACTTCGCTGATCATCACAGATGATTTTCCTTCCAACCTGTCTTCAGGTACAGCACTGACACCGTCTGCAGGTTATGCTACCTACAATGCTGCAATGAATGAGGTAGTCTGGAATATCGATACGCTGAAAGTACTGAAATCGGCAACCTTATCGTTTAAAGCCCGTGTAACGGCTGCTGGTGTGGTGAAGAATACAGCCTATGTTTCTTCCAACGAAATAGATCCGGACAATTCAAATAATTCAAGCACAGTGGCCACACCTGCCATCAGTGCAACTTTTTTTATACCCAACGTGATCACTCCTAATGGCGATGGAAAGAACGATAAGTTCGTGGTCAAAGGACTGGACCTCTATCCGGGCTCACGACTGGAAATCTATAATCGCTGGGGCAATCAGGTGTATCGTAGTGATAATTACAATAACAACTGGACAGGAGAGGGGCTGAGTGCCGGTATTTATTATTACGTGCTCAAAGTCAACATGGCTGGCGGATCGCAGCTTTACAAAGGTTATGTTGAACTGATTACAAGGTAG
- a CDS encoding Crp/Fnr family transcriptional regulator → MELLGFLRQEFDLPANICSELEQAFTCEILPKHHKLQIPDSMSKKVYFLESGLLRSYYIKEDKDITHFFFSENSFSLSIESVFYNTPSLIGLELLEPSTVRWIYYNDLEIYINKYNKLEKLMRVLLIDVMKKLSERLYMTQFQSAQERYKTMLEKHPDILLRAPLGHIASYIGITQQRLSVIRSQK, encoded by the coding sequence ATGGAATTATTAGGCTTTCTCCGTCAGGAATTTGATCTCCCTGCCAACATTTGTTCAGAACTGGAACAGGCTTTCACCTGCGAGATCCTGCCTAAACACCATAAGCTGCAAATACCTGATTCCATGTCGAAAAAGGTATATTTCCTCGAATCGGGCCTGCTACGCTCGTATTACATCAAAGAAGACAAAGACATTACCCATTTCTTTTTCAGTGAGAATTCGTTTAGCCTTTCTATTGAGAGCGTTTTCTACAACACCCCTTCCCTCATAGGCCTTGAGCTCTTAGAACCTTCTACTGTACGCTGGATTTACTACAATGACCTCGAAATCTACATCAATAAGTATAACAAGCTGGAAAAGCTGATGCGTGTGCTCCTGATTGACGTCATGAAAAAATTGTCAGAAAGGTTGTATATGACACAGTTTCAATCTGCGCAGGAAAGGTATAAGACCATGCTGGAAAAGCACCCTGATATTCTATTGAGAGCTCCTTTGGGCCATATTGCCTCTTACATTGGCATCACCCAGCAAAGACTGAGTGTGATCAGGAGCCAGAAATAA
- a CDS encoding efflux RND transporter periplasmic adaptor subunit: protein MFKKCACWLATIAIFTSSCHTGGKPSSAQDTAIPVITQSVQTTTASHAINISGNIEGSKTVHLGFMVAGKISYIAANEGQTINSGQLLASLDPQNYAIAKEMADASTNQAQDEYNRLKIMYDRKSISESDFSKITNTLAQARAQQKLQAKNLSDTKLFSPISGVLLKKSAETGEITSAGMPLFTVSDIRTVKVNAYIPESELNNVKLGQEAAVLVDAVNETFHGKVTEVGAAADAAARAFTVKITLDNPHLLIRPGMIAEIKLASGNVSNILAIPVEAVMHDIDGQTYVYVVDGQRHQAFKRKVSVGQLSGNLMEITTGLSTGEQIVTGGQQKLNDGAVVSLSK, encoded by the coding sequence ATGTTTAAGAAATGTGCCTGCTGGCTTGCTACTATAGCCATCTTTACCAGCAGTTGTCATACAGGGGGTAAACCATCATCCGCACAGGATACTGCCATTCCCGTGATCACTCAGAGCGTTCAAACCACCACCGCCAGCCATGCCATCAACATCAGCGGAAATATAGAAGGTAGTAAGACCGTCCACCTTGGCTTTATGGTAGCCGGGAAGATCAGTTACATCGCTGCCAACGAAGGCCAAACCATCAACAGTGGCCAGTTACTGGCCAGCCTGGATCCGCAGAACTATGCTATTGCCAAGGAAATGGCTGATGCCAGTACCAACCAGGCACAGGACGAATACAATCGCCTGAAGATCATGTATGACCGTAAGAGTATCAGTGAGAGCGATTTTAGCAAGATCACCAATACCCTGGCACAGGCCCGCGCCCAGCAAAAGCTGCAGGCCAAGAACCTTTCCGATACAAAACTCTTTAGCCCCATCAGCGGGGTGCTTCTGAAAAAGAGCGCCGAAACCGGTGAGATCACCAGTGCAGGTATGCCGCTCTTCACTGTGTCCGACATCCGCACCGTGAAGGTGAATGCTTACATTCCAGAGAGTGAACTGAATAATGTAAAACTGGGCCAGGAAGCTGCCGTGCTGGTAGATGCAGTGAACGAAACCTTCCATGGAAAGGTGACTGAAGTAGGTGCTGCCGCGGATGCTGCTGCCCGTGCTTTTACAGTGAAGATCACCCTCGATAACCCGCACCTCCTGATCAGACCGGGGATGATTGCTGAAATCAAACTGGCTTCCGGCAATGTCAGCAACATCCTCGCCATTCCTGTAGAGGCGGTAATGCACGACATCGACGGACAGACTTATGTATACGTTGTAGATGGTCAGCGCCACCAGGCTTTCAAAAGAAAAGTGAGCGTTGGTCAGCTCAGTGGTAACCTGATGGAGATTACTACAGGCCTGAGTACCGGCGAACAGATTGTGACCGGCGGTCAGCAAAAACTCAATGACGGTGCTGTTGTTTCTCTCTCTAAATGA
- a CDS encoding efflux RND transporter permease subunit — MNLVQSALKYKQVTLSVLLLVFAIGVNSLLTMPRREDPKITIRQGLVIAYFPGANSAQVEDQVTKKLEQYLFQFEEVRKDKTYSTSQDGMVIVNVELGEKVKNPDVFWSKLRHQLLVGKSIDFPQGVRGPIVNSDFGDTEALVIGIESDSATYTQLKEYAQKLEDAIRTIKASSKIKRIGEQKEQITVTSNSEKLAQYGINVTQVTRVLQSQNTIMATGDVKTDVTKAPLYTTGYYNTEDQIANQIVGTTRTGATVRLGDVVAINRTYADPSSLITVNGHKAMMLTVQMLEGNNIVKFGQAVQQKLDEVSKLLPSNVHITTIVNQPTLVDENVSHFIREFFLAIISVVIVVILLLPLRIAAVAAMAIPMTIAVTFAIMHLFGIELHQVSLAALIVVLGMVVDDAIVIADNYVELLDAGKDRWTAAWKSATDLVVPVLAATVTIIASFMPMVLITGAVGEFIVALPITVAVALGSSFIVAMVLTPLLCFTFIKKGLHNPEKTKKRKSLLDRMQNAYNSALDWCVLHPKTTIIGSLLTIPLAGLLYAKGIRQKFFPAAERNQFVIELWMPTGTRLEKTDDAVHRLTALIKNDPRVTSYATFSGTSAPRFYYNYSPEVPVSNYGQVLINTTTEATTEALSMELEQKVAAAVPEGLPQVKLMQQGSVLKSPVEVRIIGDDINRLKQIGAEVQQIVQHTKGSYLVRSDFREDYYGVGIQLKDEANRLGFATASIAQSVYTGFSGYPVSTMYEGNNPIDIVLRLDEQSRRSFSDLENMYLESPVTGASVPLRQIASLTPAWQTGKIMHRNGVRTLTVLSETADNVLPADLLKAIKPAISKLTLPPGYQIVYGGEDANKKETFSQMMVVLVISLVAIFFILLFQFRNLKEATIIMLTIPLSLFGAMAGLYMTHNNFGFTAFVGLISLSGIVVRNAIILVDHTNELMKHGMDIRTAAIESGKRRLRPIFLTAMAAAIGVLPMIISGSPMWSPLASVIAVGVVWSMIVALLTVPVLYIVWIKPTSDEK, encoded by the coding sequence ATGAATCTTGTACAATCTGCTTTAAAATATAAACAGGTGACGCTGTCCGTGCTACTGCTCGTGTTTGCAATAGGCGTGAACTCCCTGCTCACCATGCCCAGAAGGGAAGACCCGAAGATTACGATCAGACAGGGCCTGGTGATTGCTTATTTTCCAGGTGCCAATTCCGCACAGGTGGAAGACCAGGTCACCAAAAAACTGGAACAATACCTTTTTCAATTTGAAGAAGTAAGAAAAGATAAAACCTATTCTACCTCACAGGATGGCATGGTCATCGTGAATGTAGAACTGGGAGAAAAAGTAAAAAACCCGGATGTATTCTGGAGTAAATTACGGCACCAGCTGCTGGTGGGCAAGTCCATTGACTTTCCCCAGGGTGTACGCGGGCCTATTGTGAACTCTGACTTCGGGGATACGGAAGCGCTGGTGATCGGTATTGAAAGTGATTCTGCTACCTATACCCAGCTGAAGGAATATGCGCAAAAACTGGAAGATGCCATTCGTACCATCAAGGCATCCTCCAAGATCAAACGTATTGGTGAACAGAAAGAACAGATCACCGTTACTTCCAATTCCGAAAAGCTGGCACAATACGGTATTAATGTAACGCAGGTTACACGTGTGCTGCAATCACAGAATACTATTATGGCGACCGGTGATGTAAAAACGGATGTGACAAAAGCACCCTTGTATACCACCGGATATTATAATACAGAAGATCAGATTGCCAACCAGATTGTAGGTACAACCAGGACAGGGGCAACGGTGCGCCTGGGTGATGTAGTTGCTATTAACCGTACCTATGCAGATCCCTCTTCTCTTATTACTGTGAATGGTCACAAGGCCATGATGCTGACGGTACAGATGCTGGAAGGTAATAATATTGTGAAGTTCGGACAGGCGGTACAACAGAAACTGGATGAGGTATCCAAACTGCTGCCTTCAAATGTGCATATCACTACGATCGTGAATCAGCCTACCCTGGTTGATGAAAACGTATCTCACTTTATAAGGGAGTTCTTCCTGGCCATTATCTCTGTAGTGATCGTGGTGATCCTCTTATTGCCATTACGTATTGCGGCGGTAGCTGCGATGGCGATCCCGATGACTATTGCTGTTACGTTTGCGATCATGCACCTCTTTGGGATAGAGTTGCACCAGGTATCACTGGCAGCATTGATTGTTGTATTGGGGATGGTCGTCGATGATGCGATTGTTATTGCAGATAACTATGTAGAGCTATTGGATGCAGGCAAGGACCGGTGGACGGCAGCCTGGAAGAGTGCGACAGACCTTGTGGTGCCGGTATTGGCAGCTACGGTAACGATCATTGCTTCCTTTATGCCGATGGTACTGATCACCGGTGCGGTGGGTGAATTTATTGTTGCTTTACCGATTACTGTGGCAGTAGCATTGGGTTCTTCCTTTATCGTGGCCATGGTATTGACACCTTTATTATGTTTTACATTCATTAAGAAAGGACTGCACAATCCGGAGAAGACTAAGAAGAGAAAATCTTTGCTTGACAGGATGCAAAATGCATATAACAGTGCATTGGACTGGTGTGTGTTACATCCGAAGACAACAATCATTGGTAGTTTGCTCACGATTCCGTTGGCAGGTTTACTGTATGCAAAGGGCATCCGGCAGAAGTTTTTCCCTGCTGCGGAAAGGAACCAGTTTGTGATAGAGCTGTGGATGCCTACCGGCACGCGGCTTGAGAAAACGGATGATGCGGTGCACAGGCTCACGGCCCTGATCAAAAACGATCCCCGTGTTACCTCCTATGCTACATTTTCCGGTACAAGTGCACCCCGCTTTTATTACAACTATTCACCGGAAGTACCGGTAAGTAATTACGGACAGGTTTTAATCAACACAACTACAGAAGCAACTACCGAAGCCCTCTCTATGGAGCTGGAGCAAAAGGTAGCTGCTGCTGTACCGGAAGGTTTGCCACAGGTAAAACTCATGCAACAGGGTTCTGTGCTTAAATCCCCGGTAGAAGTACGCATTATAGGAGATGACATCAACAGGTTGAAACAGATTGGTGCAGAAGTGCAGCAAATTGTTCAGCACACCAAGGGTAGTTATCTCGTAAGAAGTGATTTTAGGGAAGACTATTATGGCGTAGGCATCCAGCTGAAAGATGAAGCCAACAGGCTGGGCTTCGCGACAGCTAGCATTGCACAATCAGTTTATACAGGTTTTAGTGGTTACCCTGTATCCACAATGTACGAGGGCAACAACCCGATCGACATTGTATTGAGGCTGGATGAACAAAGCCGTAGAAGCTTTAGTGACCTGGAAAATATGTACCTGGAGTCTCCGGTTACTGGTGCCAGTGTTCCTTTACGTCAGATAGCTTCCCTTACTCCTGCATGGCAGACGGGTAAGATTATGCACCGCAATGGTGTAAGAACATTAACAGTGCTGAGTGAAACGGCGGACAATGTACTGCCGGCTGACCTGCTGAAAGCCATCAAACCTGCTATCAGCAAGCTCACGCTGCCGCCGGGTTACCAGATTGTATATGGAGGTGAAGATGCGAATAAGAAGGAGACCTTTAGCCAGATGATGGTGGTACTTGTTATCAGCCTGGTGGCGATCTTCTTCATATTACTCTTCCAGTTCCGCAACCTGAAGGAAGCAACGATTATTATGCTGACCATTCCGCTTAGTTTGTTTGGAGCTATGGCAGGTTTGTATATGACGCATAACAATTTCGGGTTTACGGCTTTTGTAGGTTTAATCAGTTTGTCTGGTATCGTGGTGAGGAATGCGATCATCCTGGTGGATCATACCAACGAGCTAATGAAGCATGGCATGGATATTCGCACGGCAGCTATTGAATCAGGCAAGCGCAGGCTGAGACCGATCTTCCTCACAGCCATGGCAGCAGCGATCGGGGTATTGCCCATGATCATCTCTGGCTCTCCCATGTGGAGCCCGCTGGCCAGTGTGATTGCCGTGGGTGTAGTATGGTCTATGATCGTAGCCCTGCTCACTGTACCCGTTTTATATATCGTATGGATCAAACCGACTTCCGATGAAAAGTAG